A single region of the Procambarus clarkii isolate CNS0578487 chromosome 81, FALCON_Pclarkii_2.0, whole genome shotgun sequence genome encodes:
- the LOC123748898 gene encoding mucin-19-like — protein MFTHKHIDLNVAFFYVVFSSGSAGYVVFSSGSAGYVVFSSGSAGYVVFSSGSAGYVVFSSGSAGYVVFSSGSAGYVVFSSGSAGYVVFSSGSAGYVVFSSGSAGYVVFSSGSAGYVVFSSGSAGYVVFSSGSAGYVVFSSESAGYVVFSSGSAGYVVFSSGSAGYVVFSSGSAGYVVFSSGSAGYVVFSSGSAGYVVFSSGSAGYVVFSSGSAGYVVFSSGSAGYVVFSSGSAGYVVFSSGSAGYVVFSSGSAGYVVFSSGSAGYVVFSSGSAGYVVFSSGSAGYVVFSSGSAGYVVFSSGSAGYVVFSSGSAGYVVFSSESAGYVVFSSGSAGYVVFSSGSAGYVVFSSGSAGYVVFSSGSAGYVVFSSGSAGYVVFSSGSAGYVVFSSGSAGYVVFSSGSAGYVVFSSGSAGYVVFSSESTGYVVFSSGSAGYVVFSSGSAGYVVFSSGSAGYVVFSSESAGYVVFSSGSAGYVVFSSESAGYVVFSSGSAGYVVFSSESAGYVVFSSGSAGYVVFSSGSAGYVVFSSGSAGYVVFSSGSAGYVVFSSGSAGYVVFSSGSAGYVVFSSGSAGYVVFSSGSAGYVVFSSGSAGYVVFSSESAGYVVFSSGSAGYVVFSSGSAGYVVFSSGSAGYVVFSSESAGYVVFSSGSAGYVVFSSGSAGYVVFSSGSAGYVVFSSGSAGYVKFSSGSAGYVVFSSGSAGYVVFSSGSAGHFRSTLINVTCSISSLCIYSQAFSMSIQF, from the coding sequence ATGTTTACTCATAAGCACATTGACTTAAATGTGGCGTTTTTTTATGTTGTGTTTAGTAGTGGATCagctgggtatgttgtgttcAGTAGTGGATCagctgggtatgttgtgttcAGTAGTGGATCagctgggtatgttgtgttcAGTAGTGGATCagctgggtatgttgtgttcAGTAGTGGATCagctgggtatgttgtgttcAGTAGTGGATCagctgggtatgttgtgttcAGTAGTGGATCAgctgggtatgttgtgtttaGTAGTGGATCAgctgggtatgttgtgtttaGTAGTGGATCagctgggtatgttgtgttcAGTAGTGGATCAgctgggtatgttgtgtttaGTAGTGGATCAgctgggtatgttgtgtttaGTAGTGGATCagctgggtatgttgtgttcAGTAGTGAATCAgctgggtatgttgtgtttaGTAGTGGATCagctgggtatgttgtgttcAGTAGTGGATCAgctgggtatgttgtgtttaGTAGTGGATCagctgggtatgttgtgttcAGTAGTGGATCAgctgggtatgttgtgtttaGTAGTGGATCAgctgggtatgttgtgtttaGTAGTGGATCAgctgggtatgttgtgtttaGTAGTGGATCagctgggtatgttgtgttcAGTAGTGGATCAgctgggtatgttgtgtttaGTAGTGGATCagctgggtatgttgtgttcAGTAGTGGATCAgctgggtatgttgtgtttaGTAGTGGATCAgctgggtatgttgtgtttaGTAGTGGATCagctgggtatgttgtgttcAGTAGTGGATCAgctgggtatgttgtgtttaGTAGTGGATCagctgggtatgttgtgttcAGTAGTGGATCAgctgggtatgttgtgtttaGTAGTGGATCAgctgggtatgttgtgtttaGTAGTGGATCagctgggtatgttgtgttcAGTAGTGAATCAgctgggtatgttgtgtttaGTAGTGGATCagctgggtatgttgtgttcAGTAGTGGATCAgctgggtatgttgtgtttaGTAGTGGATCAgctgggtatgttgtgtttaGTAGTGGATCagctgggtatgttgtgttcAGTAGTGGATCAgctgggtatgttgtgtttaGTAGTGGATCagctgggtatgttgtgttcAGTAGTGGATCAgctgggtatgttgtgtttaGTAGTGGATCAgctgggtatgttgtgtttaGTAGTGGATCagctgggtatgttgtgttcAGTAGTGAATCAACTGGGTATGTTGTGTTTAGTAGTGGATCagctgggtatgttgtgttcAGTAGTGGATCAgctgggtatgttgtgtttaGTAGTGGATCagctgggtatgttgtgttcAGTAGTGAATCAgctgggtatgttgtgtttaGTAGTGGATCagctgggtatgttgtgttcAGTAGTGAATCAgctgggtatgttgtgtttaGTAGTGGATCagctgggtatgttgtgttcAGTAGTGAATCAgctgggtatgttgtgtttaGTAGTGGATCagctgggtatgttgtgttcAGTAGTGGATCagctgggtatgttgtgttcAGTAGTGGATCAgctgggtatgttgtgtttaGTAGTGGATCagctgggtatgttgtgttcAGTAGTGGATCAgctgggtatgttgtgtttaGTAGTGGATCagctgggtatgttgtgttcAGTAGTGGATCAgctgggtatgttgtgtttaGTAGTGGATCAgctgggtatgttgtgtttaGTAGTGGATCagctgggtatgttgtgttcAGTAGTGAATCAgctgggtatgttgtgtttaGTAGTGGATCagctgggtatgttgtgttcAGTAGTGGATCAgctgggtatgttgtgtttaGTAGTGGATCagctgggtatgttgtgttcAGTAGTGAATCAgctgggtatgttgtgtttaGTAGTGGATCagctgggtatgttgtgttcAGTAGTGGATCAgctgggtatgttgtgtttaGTAGTGGATCAGCCGGGTATGTTGTGTTTAGCAGTGGATCCGCCGGGTATGTTAAGTTCAGTAGTGGATCAgctgggtatgttgtgtttaGTAGTGGATCAgctgggtatgttgtgtttaGTAGTGGATCAGCTGGGCATTTCCGCAGTACTTTAATTAACGTAACATGTTCAATATCGAGTCTCTGCATATACTCTCAAGCGTTCTCCATGTCTATACAATTCTGA